One genomic region from Vannielia litorea encodes:
- a CDS encoding NTP transferase domain-containing protein, whose protein sequence is MTLPILILAAGAASRMAPRDKLLEPLHGKPLLTRVAEMACKVSDFTLVALPPDRPARFAAIEDTGARPLTVRDAAEGMNASLRAGLEALPQSTAFMLLLADLPELTEDDLRAVITSYQTHPDALIWRGATEDGKPGHPVIFSSKLYAEIEQLQGDDGAKSVVTAAGDRVHLTPLQGQRARLDLDTPVAWAAWRKATNTPN, encoded by the coding sequence ATGACCCTGCCGATCCTCATCCTCGCCGCCGGGGCCGCCTCCCGCATGGCCCCGCGAGACAAACTGCTCGAGCCACTCCACGGCAAACCCTTGCTCACCCGCGTTGCTGAAATGGCGTGCAAAGTCAGTGACTTCACCCTCGTCGCCCTGCCGCCAGACCGCCCCGCCCGCTTTGCCGCAATCGAAGACACAGGCGCCCGCCCGCTCACCGTGCGCGACGCCGCCGAGGGCATGAACGCCTCCCTCCGCGCCGGGCTCGAGGCCCTGCCACAGTCCACGGCTTTCATGCTCCTCCTCGCCGACCTTCCGGAACTCACAGAAGACGACCTGCGCGCCGTGATCACAAGTTACCAGACCCACCCCGACGCCCTGATCTGGCGAGGTGCCACAGAAGACGGCAAGCCCGGCCATCCAGTGATTTTCTCGTCAAAGCTCTACGCTGAAATCGAACAACTCCAAGGGGACGACGGTGCCAAATCCGTCGTCACCGCCGCTGGCGACCGCGTCCACCTCACGCCCCTGCAAGGCCAACGCGCCCGGCTCGACCTCGACACGCCAGTGGCTTGGGCAGCTTGGCGCAAGGCCACGAACACACCCAACTGA